The following are encoded in a window of Ricinus communis isolate WT05 ecotype wild-type chromosome 4, ASM1957865v1, whole genome shotgun sequence genomic DNA:
- the LOC8278279 gene encoding pentatricopeptide repeat-containing protein At3g48250, chloroplastic produces the protein MNRARTILVSLRLSNFLLSTRISTTRPFLTQVTHFFPCFLSREHSYTSDYVNIHKKLYSSSKPSSLVELLSVNDWSPELETQLENSSPLLTHETVIYVLKKLDKDPHKAWDFFNWVCDRNGFKPSSPLYSLMLRILVKKDSMKNFWITLRKMKEQGFYTDEETYLTILGVFRKERMDSDAVAFKHFFDRMVEENAMDSVVKNVVSVVSATEWSNEVEKELEGMGILLTDNFVIRVLKELRNYPLKALQFFNWAGKCERYECNTITYNAIARVLGRDDSIGEFWNVVEEMKNAGHEMDIDTYIKISRQFQKNKLMGDAVKLYEFMMDGPFKPSVQDCSMLLRSISASNYPDLNLVFRVVNKYEATGNSLSKAVYDGIHRSLTSIGNFDEAAKMMKCMQTAGYEPDNITYSQLVFGLCKARRLEEACEVLDEMEAHGCLPDIKTWTILIQGHCVANEVGKALMCLAKMMEKHCDPDADLLAVLINAFLSQKRIDGAYTLFMDMVDKARLRPWQATYKLLIEKLLEVRKLEEALNLLRLMKQHNHPPFPEPFVQYISRFGTVDDAADFLKALSVKEYPSTSAYLNVFQSFFRAGRHSEAKDLLFKCPHHIRKHPKISELFGSAKTEDATA, from the coding sequence ATGAATCGAGCAAGGACAATACTCGTATCTCTTAGACTTTCCAATTTTCTTCTGTCAACTCGGATTTCAACAACTCGGCCATTCTTAACTCAGGTGACTCACTTCTTTCCATGTTTTCTCTCACGAGAACACTCTTATACTTCTGATTATGTCAATATCCATAAAAAGCTTTACTCCTCTTCAAAACCAAGCTCCCTTGTAGAACTCTTGTCGGTCAATGATTGGTCACCTGAGTTAGAGACCCAGTTAGAAAACTCCAGCCCCCTATTGACCCATGAGACAgttatttatgttttaaagAAGCTGGATAAAGACCCACATAAAGCTTGGGACTTCTTTAATTGGGTTTGTGATAGAAATGGATTTAAACCCAGTTCTCCTTTATATAGTTTAATGCTTAGAATTTTGGTTAAAAAGGATTCCATGAAGAATTTTTGGATTACTttaaggaaaatgaaagaacAAGGGTTTTATACTGATGAAGAAACTTATTTGACTATCTTAGGTGTTTTTAGAAAAGAGAGGATGGACAGTGATGCTGTGGcttttaaacatttttttgATAGGATGGTTGAAGAGAATGCTATGGATAGTGTTGTAAAGAATGTAGTTAGTGTGGTTTCAGCAACGGAGTGGAGCAATGAGGTTGAGAAAGAATTGGAGGGTATGGGAATCCTGTTAACTGATAATTTTGTGATTAGGGTGTTAAAGGAGCTTAGGAATTATCCTTTGAAAGCCTTGCAATTTTTTAATTGGGCTGGTAAATGTGAGCGTTATGAATGTAATACTATTACATATAATGCAATTGCAAGAGTTCTTGGTAGGGATGATTCAATTGGAGAGTTTTGGAATGTTGTCGAGGAGATGAAGAATGCTGGTCATGAGATGGATATTGACACTTATATAAAGATTTCAAGGCAGTTTCAGAAAAATAAGTTGATGGGGGACGCAGTCAAGCTTTATGAGTTTATGATGGATGGCCCATTTAAGCCTTCGGTTCAAGATTGCAGCATGCTTTTGCGGAGCATCTCAGCAAGCAATTACCCAGATTTGAATTTGGTTTTTAGAGTTGTAAACAAATATGAGGCCACAGGGAATTCCCTTTCTAAAGCTGTTTACGATGGGATTCATAGGTCTTTGACAAGCATAGGGAACTTTGATGAAGCAGCAAAAATGATGAAGTGTATGCAAACTGCAGGATATGAGCCTGACAACATCACATACAGTCAATTGGTATTTGGACTTTGTAAAGCAAGGAGATTGGAAGAAGCTTGTGAGGTTCTGGATGAAATGGAAGCACATGGATGTCTTCCAGATATCAAGACTTGGACCATTTTGATTCAAGGGCATTGTGTTGCTAATGAAGTAGGGAAGGCATTAATGTGTCTTGCCAAGATGATGGAGAAACACTGTGATCCTGATGCTGATTTGTTAGCTGTGTTAATAAATGCTTTCCTCAGTCAAAAGAGGATAGATGGTGCATACACATTGTTTATGGACATGGTAGACAAGGCTCGTTTAAGACCTTGGCAAGCTACATACAAACTTCTTATTGAAAAGCTTCTAGAAGTAAGAAAACTTGAAGAAGCACTGAACCTTCTTCGGTTAATGAAGCAACACAACCACCCTCCTTTTCCTGAACCATTTGTTCAATATATCTCTAGGTTTGGGACAGTAGATGACGCGGCAGATTTCTTGAAAGCATTGAGTGTAAAGGAATATCCATCAACTTCAGCTTACCTTAATGTCTTCCAATCCTTCTTTAGGGCAGGTAGACATTCCGAGGCCAAAGATCTATTATTTAAGTGCCCGCATCATATTCGGAAACATCCTAAAATCAGTGAACTTTTTGGTTCTGCAAAAACTGAAGATGCCACTGCTTGA
- the LOC8278278 gene encoding protein DEHYDRATION-INDUCED 19 homolog 5, which translates to MDVDFWPSRVLPAKHLSAVQAAKYTTDHHLLIDDSDGDDDARAYFPCPFCYVDIEIHVLCSHLQNEHCFDLKNAVCPLCAANLGKDVIGHFIVHHASSLKRRRKSLKSGPWIGSSAMINKDLGSFLGSSANGRANINEAAPDPLLSPFLGGVSHSHPKGSEQDESCKMSAHSASFEISWHGGGDKLDSEERRQRAAFVQQLIASTII; encoded by the exons ATGGATGTTGATTTCTGGCCCTCGAGAGTTCTCCCTGCTAAGCATCTATCTGCTGTACAAGCTGCTAAATACACCACAG ATCATCATTTGCTAATAGATGATTCAGATGGAGATGACGATGCCAGAGCTTACTTTCCATGCCCCTTTTGTTATGTAGACATTGAAATCCATGTGCTTTGCAGCCATCTGCAGAATGAACACTGCTTTGACTTAAAAAATGCG gTTTGTCCTCTTTGTGCAGCAAATCTTGGTAAAGATGTGATTGGGCATTTCATAGTACACCATGCAAGTTCATTGAAG CGCAGGAGAAAATCTCTAAAATCTGGTCCCTGGATTGGCAGTTCAGCTATGATAAACAAGGACCTTGGTTCATTTCTTGGATCTTCAGCAAATGGCAGGGCAAACATAAATGAAGCTGCACCAGATCCACTTCTCTCACCATTTCTTGGAGGTGTATCCCATTCACACCCTAAAGGAAGTGAGCAAGATGAATCTTGCAAAATGAGTGCTCATTCTGCTAG CTTTGAGATCTCTTGGCATGGTGGAGGCGACAAGCTAGACTCTGAAGAGAGAAGGCAGAGAGCAGCATTTGTTCAACAGTTGATTGCCTCGACCATCATCTAA